Proteins encoded together in one Candidatus Eremiobacterota bacterium window:
- the minD gene encoding septum site-determining protein MinD, translating to MGKVYVVTSGKGGVGKTTATANIGTGLALMGKKVLMIDADIGLRNLDLILGLENRIVYNIVDVLEGKCRSYRQAIVKDKRSQNLFLLAADQSKEKDAINADQMKRLCATLREDFDYVMIDCPAGIEQGFKNAIAGSDEALIVTNPEVSAVRDADRIIGLLEAEEKFNPRIVLNRYKKDMVKKNQMLSVKDVQEILGIEILGIVPEDEKILKASNKGEPAVFDKSSKAGSAYRRIVSRIIDPKSYPLSPPGDGGLFTRLKRLITKKDELQG from the coding sequence TTGGGCAAGGTATATGTGGTAACCTCTGGGAAGGGTGGCGTCGGCAAGACGACGGCCACGGCAAATATCGGTACAGGTCTTGCGCTGATGGGTAAAAAGGTTCTTATGATTGATGCCGACATAGGCCTCAGGAACCTGGATCTCATACTTGGACTGGAAAACAGGATAGTCTATAACATTGTTGACGTGCTTGAAGGGAAGTGCCGCTCTTACCGGCAGGCCATTGTGAAGGACAAGCGCTCGCAGAATCTTTTCCTGCTTGCTGCTGATCAGAGCAAGGAAAAGGATGCCATTAATGCCGATCAGATGAAGCGCCTGTGCGCGACGCTGAGGGAGGATTTTGACTACGTAATGATAGACTGCCCCGCCGGCATAGAGCAGGGCTTCAAGAACGCCATTGCGGGGAGTGACGAGGCCCTCATAGTCACCAATCCCGAAGTTTCAGCCGTGAGGGACGCCGACAGGATAATAGGCCTCCTTGAAGCCGAGGAGAAGTTCAATCCCAGGATTGTACTGAACCGTTACAAGAAGGACATGGTAAAGAAAAACCAGATGCTCAGCGTCAAGGATGTGCAGGAGATTCTGGGCATAGAGATCCTGGGGATCGTGCCGGAGGATGAGAAAATCCTGAAAGCGTCAAACAAGGGAGAACCGGCAGTCTTTGACAAATCCTCAAAGGCCGGGAGCGCTTACAGGAGGATCGTGAGCAGGATTATTGATCCCAAGAGCTACCCCCTCTCTCCCCCGGGTGATGGGGGACTCTTTACCAGGCTTAAAAGACTGATTACCAAAAAGGATGAACTGCAGGGCTGA
- a CDS encoding DsrE family protein, protein MNSLGFVMKSGPYSSARLETLARLALAAREKGVKVTVFLELDGVFNSLKDQLSREALTLPKDRIAEMAEKGVVFYLCSTCSAERGVHDLDLHVEGMKVGNMENLSAILGEADRVITL, encoded by the coding sequence GTGAACTCACTGGGTTTTGTGATGAAGTCGGGTCCTTATTCAAGCGCGAGGCTTGAGACACTCGCCAGGCTGGCGCTGGCCGCCAGGGAGAAGGGTGTGAAGGTGACGGTGTTTCTTGAGCTTGACGGAGTCTTTAATTCCCTTAAGGATCAGCTGTCCAGGGAAGCTCTCACGCTTCCCAAGGACAGGATAGCCGAAATGGCGGAAAAGGGCGTGGTTTTCTACCTCTGCAGCACCTGCAGCGCAGAGCGGGGTGTCCATGATTTGGATCTCCACGTAGAAGGGATGAAGGTGGGGAATATGGAAAATCTCTCTGCCATCCTGGGCGAAGCGGACAGGGTCATAACCCTCTGA
- the rodA gene encoding rod shape-determining protein RodA — protein MNRAWWHKIDFTLVLAVSTLVFIGILMIYSANGREPDSLSEVKKQLFYFLTGLVLMAVFTLVDYELWGRTSWYIYGLTIALLIAVMLFGHSAKGAQRWLSLGPIGAFQPSEMAKLAVIITLARFLSLHDSWTSRDILKALFYMLVPLALIFVQPDLGTALVLLAVTAAMLFAIGVKPWILLSTLCAGLFTAPFILKEYQKKRLLTFLNPEADPEGAGWNLVQAKIAVGSGKLWGKGIFMGTQNNLNFVPEHSTDFIFTVIGEELGLVGGVGILVLYFYVLWKGIAIAESSHDLFGSLLAIGIVAMLGFHVFVNIGMTLGIMPVAGIPLPFVSYGGSSLITSMVAMGMLGSIYFRRERIF, from the coding sequence TTGAACAGGGCCTGGTGGCACAAAATTGACTTTACTCTGGTTCTTGCCGTTTCTACGCTTGTTTTCATTGGGATCCTCATGATATACAGCGCCAACGGGAGAGAGCCGGATTCACTTTCCGAGGTCAAGAAGCAGCTTTTTTACTTTCTCACGGGCCTCGTGCTCATGGCGGTTTTTACCCTGGTAGACTATGAGCTCTGGGGAAGGACCTCCTGGTATATCTACGGCCTGACAATTGCGCTTCTGATAGCGGTGATGCTATTCGGCCATTCGGCCAAGGGCGCGCAGCGCTGGCTGTCGCTCGGGCCCATTGGCGCCTTCCAGCCTTCAGAGATGGCGAAGCTTGCGGTCATCATTACCCTTGCGCGGTTTCTCTCCCTGCATGACAGCTGGACTTCCAGGGATATCCTGAAGGCGCTCTTCTATATGCTCGTCCCTCTTGCGCTCATCTTCGTTCAGCCCGACCTCGGGACGGCCCTTGTGCTCCTGGCAGTCACCGCTGCCATGCTCTTCGCCATAGGGGTGAAGCCATGGATTCTCCTCTCAACGCTATGCGCAGGCCTCTTCACTGCCCCTTTCATCCTGAAGGAATACCAGAAGAAGCGCCTTCTCACCTTTCTCAATCCCGAGGCTGACCCTGAGGGAGCGGGGTGGAACCTTGTGCAGGCAAAGATCGCCGTCGGTTCGGGAAAATTATGGGGAAAAGGTATTTTTATGGGCACACAGAATAATCTGAACTTTGTACCGGAGCATTCCACTGACTTTATATTCACGGTCATAGGTGAGGAGCTCGGACTCGTTGGGGGAGTAGGAATACTTGTGCTCTATTTCTATGTGCTGTGGAAAGGGATTGCGATTGCCGAGAGCTCTCATGATCTTTTCGGCAGTCTTCTTGCTATAGGGATAGTCGCCATGCTGGGTTTTCATGTCTTTGTCAATATTGGAATGACCCTTGGCATAATGCCTGTGGCAGGGATACCGCTTCCTTTCGTGAGCTACGGGGGAAGCTCGCTCATCACCTCCATGGTGGCAATGGGGATGCTGGGCAGTATATATTTCCGCAGGGAGAGAATATTCTAG
- the minC gene encoding septum site-determining protein MinC: MKKEPISFKGTRMGIMVSMSEEGFFSDMLSLLSEKIHSNKQFFDGSPVSFDLGWREVEQEDLERLLAFLEKHSLALQGIISTSLATRKVAERQGIKVIIGRLGIAEHYSRTSKGAPDQSKPSEKRQFEQKEETLMLRKTVRSGQKVEFQGNVVIQGDVNSGAQVIAQGDIIILGTLRGIAHAGAGGNASAVVMAFVLEPTQLRIADHMAITSNLRSLKKGAAVIASVVNGRITLVPFSAREGSHRL; encoded by the coding sequence ATGAAAAAGGAGCCCATTTCCTTCAAGGGAACAAGGATGGGAATAATGGTGAGCATGTCTGAAGAGGGCTTCTTTTCTGACATGCTCTCGCTCCTTTCGGAAAAAATACACTCAAACAAGCAGTTTTTTGATGGTTCTCCCGTGAGCTTTGACCTGGGCTGGCGCGAAGTGGAACAGGAAGACCTTGAGCGCCTTCTCGCCTTCCTTGAGAAACATTCACTGGCCCTTCAGGGGATAATCAGCACGTCTCTGGCCACGAGAAAAGTGGCGGAGCGCCAGGGAATAAAAGTGATCATAGGGAGGCTCGGTATCGCCGAGCATTACTCAAGAACTTCAAAAGGCGCTCCCGATCAGTCAAAGCCTTCGGAAAAGAGGCAATTTGAACAGAAAGAAGAGACTCTCATGCTCAGGAAGACCGTGCGGTCCGGGCAGAAGGTGGAGTTTCAGGGGAACGTGGTGATACAGGGCGATGTGAATTCCGGTGCCCAGGTTATTGCCCAGGGTGATATCATTATCCTTGGCACGCTGAGAGGGATTGCCCATGCCGGGGCGGGAGGAAACGCCTCGGCTGTGGTGATGGCCTTCGTGCTTGAGCCGACACAGCTCCGCATCGCTGATCATATGGCAATCACCAGCAATCTGCGCTCTCTGAAAAAAGGAGCCGCGGTGATTGCGAGCGTCGTCAATGGCCGAATCACGCTGGTGCCTTTCAGCGCCCGTGAGGGCAGTCACAGGTTATGA
- the minE gene encoding cell division topological specificity factor MinE, translating into MLEFLTKFDFFNRIFKRNESRQTAKERLQLVLIHDRASVSPQVMEDLKKDLIEVISRYLEIDRSALEIGIESKDGAIALAANIPIKEIKRSTAKKSGTAESGGEGPSKTAHREKSQAETGKKAVVKVETLRKTRGSSGRRKTKMKRFTDKKAKKE; encoded by the coding sequence ATGCTGGAGTTTTTGACGAAATTTGACTTTTTCAACAGAATCTTCAAACGGAATGAATCGCGCCAGACGGCGAAAGAGAGGCTTCAACTCGTGCTTATCCATGACAGGGCCTCCGTATCCCCCCAGGTCATGGAAGACCTCAAAAAGGATCTGATAGAGGTGATCTCACGGTACCTGGAAATCGACAGAAGTGCCCTTGAAATCGGCATTGAGTCGAAAGACGGCGCAATTGCCCTGGCGGCCAATATTCCCATCAAGGAGATCAAGCGCAGCACCGCAAAGAAAAGCGGCACCGCCGAATCTGGCGGGGAAGGACCTTCAAAGACGGCTCACCGGGAGAAATCCCAGGCAGAGACCGGGAAAAAGGCAGTGGTAAAGGTGGAGACCCTCCGGAAGACGCGGGGATCTTCCGGGAGGAGGAAGACAAAGATGAAGCGTTTTACCGATAAGAAGGCAAAGAAGGAATAG
- a CDS encoding DsrE family protein encodes MAKKNVALMLNHSPYTGSFCEEGLRVAVGTHMAIEGQSVKTICIGDGVYFGLASLKQGDFLKYIKIFQGMGMELFIEEDSLRDRNIARERLRDDAKVVTRSEILSILKDSEHVLSF; translated from the coding sequence ATGGCGAAGAAGAATGTGGCACTTATGTTGAATCACTCACCTTACACAGGGAGTTTCTGCGAAGAAGGGCTTCGCGTCGCAGTAGGAACCCATATGGCGATAGAGGGCCAGTCAGTCAAGACAATCTGCATCGGTGATGGAGTCTATTTCGGCCTGGCAAGCCTGAAGCAGGGTGATTTTCTCAAGTACATAAAGATTTTCCAGGGGATGGGAATGGAGCTTTTCATCGAGGAGGATTCGCTCCGCGACAGGAATATCGCCAGGGAGCGCCTCCGTGACGATGCAAAGGTGGTTACGCGCTCCGAGATACTCTCGATCCTCAAGGATTCGGAACATGTCCTTTCATTTTAG
- a CDS encoding tRNA (adenosine(37)-N6)-dimethylallyltransferase MiaA, which produces MACLPDRPRVIAIVGPNACGKSEAAIALAGRFHGEIISADSRQVYRGMDIGSGKVEGVPCRDDAVTIEARGKTFHVVPRLSGGIAHWLLDIVEPSELFTVAEYLDLADFLISSIAFRDRVPFLVGGTGLYIRAVLEGFQFPPATPGGEGDYGRSTLEDLQKRLLTLDPEAAAIIDVKNRRRIIRALEVLRLGGSIGSLRCTRPVFFEALTIGIALPREVVRARILERLSRRLSGGMIEEVESLMAGGVARERLEAFGLEYRYVARYLSGALSFEAMKEKLYTEICRFAKRQMTWFRKYGSVRWISDWSEAGAIVSDFLEEGALPADQKSSR; this is translated from the coding sequence ATGGCCTGCCTTCCCGATCGGCCCAGAGTGATTGCCATTGTCGGCCCCAATGCATGCGGCAAATCAGAGGCAGCCATTGCCCTTGCCGGGAGATTTCACGGCGAGATTATCTCGGCCGATTCCCGCCAGGTATACCGGGGGATGGATATAGGCTCCGGCAAGGTGGAGGGTGTCCCCTGCAGAGATGATGCCGTCACTATTGAAGCCCGGGGGAAGACCTTTCATGTGGTGCCCAGGCTTTCAGGGGGGATAGCGCACTGGCTTCTCGACATCGTCGAGCCCTCGGAACTATTTACCGTCGCTGAATACCTTGATCTGGCAGATTTCCTGATCAGTTCGATTGCCTTCAGGGACAGAGTCCCCTTCCTTGTGGGAGGGACAGGCCTCTATATCCGCGCCGTACTTGAGGGTTTTCAATTCCCCCCGGCAACGCCCGGGGGGGAAGGGGACTATGGGCGCTCAACACTTGAAGATCTCCAGAAGCGGCTCCTCACCCTTGACCCCGAAGCAGCGGCAATCATAGATGTGAAGAACAGGCGGCGCATCATAAGGGCGCTTGAAGTGCTGAGGCTCGGCGGTTCAATCGGATCCCTCCGGTGCACAAGGCCCGTGTTTTTTGAGGCTCTCACCATTGGAATAGCACTCCCAAGGGAGGTGGTAAGGGCACGGATTCTTGAGCGCCTGTCAAGAAGGCTCTCCGGCGGCATGATTGAAGAGGTGGAGAGCCTCATGGCCGGGGGGGTGGCAAGGGAGCGCCTCGAGGCATTCGGGCTTGAATACCGGTATGTTGCCCGTTATCTCAGCGGCGCGCTTTCCTTTGAGGCGATGAAGGAGAAGCTTTATACCGAGATCTGCCGCTTCGCGAAACGGCAGATGACCTGGTTCAGAAAATATGGGAGCGTAAGGTGGATTTCTGACTGGAGCGAGGCCGGGGCGATAGTTTCTGACTTCCTGGAGGAAGGAGCGCTTCCGGCTGACCAGAAAAGCTCCCGATAA